The Triticum dicoccoides isolate Atlit2015 ecotype Zavitan chromosome 6A, WEW_v2.0, whole genome shotgun sequence genome has a window encoding:
- the LOC119317942 gene encoding LMBR1 domain-containing protein 2 homolog A-like isoform X2 codes for MWVFYLISLPLTLGMVVVTLRYFAGPGVPRYVQATVGYAWFCSLSVIIIVPADIWTTLTGFDKGGIGFFWGWSYWSTFILTWAVVPTIQGYEDAGDFTVRERLKTSIHMNLLFYSIVGAIGLFGLILLLVMHRAWDGGLVGFLMACSNTFGLVTGAFLLGFGLSEIPRNIWKNADWTHRQKVLSHRVAKMAVKLDNAHQEYSNSIVVAQATSNQMSKRDLLRPYMDIIDRMVAQMLRDDPSFKPSGGRLGENDMDYDTDDKTMATLRRQLRMAHEEYYRCKSEYMTYVMEALDLEDTIKNYEHRDANGWKYVSSFRESRSGTLGSLLDTMEFIWRCILRKQLQKALAVILGCMSAAILLAEATLLPGGVDLSLFSILVKSVGKQEVLVQVAAFVPLMYMCICTYYSLFQIGMLMFYSLTPRQTSSVSLLMICSMVARYAPPISYNFLNLIRLGGNVKTTFEKRMGNIDDAVPFFGRRFNRIYPLIMVVYTLLVASNFFGRVIDYFGSWKMFKFQREEEHMDGFDPSGIIILQKG; via the exons ATGTGGGTCTTCTACCTGATATCGCTGCCCCTGACGCTGGGCATGGTCGTCGTCACGCTGCGCTACTTCGCCGGCCCCGGCGTGCCGCGCTACGTCCAGGCCACCGTCGGCTACGCCTGGTTCTGCTCCCTCTCCGTCATCATCATCGTCCCCGCCGACATCTGGACG ACATTAACTGGCTTTGATAAAGGTGGAATTGGCTTCTTTTGGGGCTGGTCTTATTGGAGCACATTTATCCTAACATG GGCTGTAGTTCCTACTATTCAAGGCTATGAAGATGCTGGAGATTTCACTGTTAGAGAAAGGCTAAAAACTAGTATTCACATGAACCTGCTCTTTTATTCAATTGTGGGAGCTATTGGCCTCTTTGGACTCATACTGCTTTTAGTCATGCATAGAGCTTG GGATGGAGGTCTTGTGGGCTTTTTAATGGCTTGCTCAAATACCTTTGGACTGGTGACTGGTGCTTTTCTTCTTGGTTTTGGATTGAGTGAAATTCCAAGAAACATTTGGAAAAACGCAGACTGGACTCACCGCCAAAAAGTACTTTCTCATAGAGTTGCCAAGATGGCCGTGAAGCTTGATAATGCTCATCAAGAGTATTCAAATTCAATTGTT GTTGCTCAAGCCACTTCAAATCAAATGTCAAAGCGTGATCTCTTAAGACCTTATATGGATATTATTGACCGAATGGTTGCTCAAATG CTACGGGATGACCCATCTTTTAAGCCTTCTGGTGGCAGATTAGGCGAAAATGATATGGACTATGATACAGATGATAAAACAATGGCCACTCTCCGACGTCAGCTTAGGATGGCCCATGAGGAGTATTATCGGTGTAAAAG TGAATATATGACTTATGTCATGGAAGCTCTCGATCTAGAGGACACTATTAAAAATTATGAACATCGTGATGCAAATGGATG GAAATATGTATCGAGTTTTAGGGAGAGTCGGTCAGGCACACTGGGATCCCTTTTGGACACTATGG AGTTCATTTGGCGTTGTATACTGAGAAAGCAGCTTCAAAAAGCACTGGCTGTTATTCTCGGCTGCATGTCAGCTGCTATACTGTTGGCTGAAGCTACTTTGCTGCCAGGTGGTGTTGATTTATCACTTTTTTCCATTCTTGTAAAATCCGTCGGAAAGCAGGAGGTTCTAGTCCAG GTTGCTGCATTTGTCCCtttgatgtatatgtgtatatgcACATACTATTCGCTATTTCAGATTGGGATGTTAATGTTTTATTCTCTGACTCCACGGCAAACAAGTTCTGTCAGTTTGCTTATGATCTGTTC GATGGTTGCAAGATATGCACCTCCCATTTCTTATAATTTCCTGAATCTCATTCGCCTTGGTGGTaatgttaaaactacttttgagAAG AGAATGGGGAACATAGATGATGCAGTTCCTTTCTTTGGAAGACGCTTCAACAGGATCTACCCACTAATTATGGTTGTTTATACACTACTTGTTGCTAGTAACTTCTTTGGACGTGTGATTGACTATTTTGGAAGCTGGAAAATGTTTAAGTTCCAGCGTGAAGAAGAACATATGGATGGTTTTGATCCGTCTGGAATTATTATTCTGCAAAAAGGTTAG
- the LOC119314211 gene encoding uncharacterized protein LOC119314211 — MEQLLESFPQPAVYDALSLLEQVKACFAPDPDVTAEFLDLFARFSRREIVDIPAVVARAYALLQGHPDLIQRFDTYNPFLRRPAQHEAEPVRDDPPKRPKRERRHPAAASVDADCAGAMRFLERVKLADAGLYDRVLALLFHVRAEVKLDANQIYDQARKIFGSAHGHLLRGFTEYLPTGRDFLRRRAPKKEPPEEHRAPAPKRKAPAAGTATIRVDAACKKKPRVDERKTTNQRASSAVDAPKSGDKFSKFREAWEFETTYTKLVVTIRRTKKALEELRPKPKKKSREEAEPAKEPPEEVKPSPGHHVRPRTFEELYPSRECREVLQEMYGDMLAPMREALEDGARTELALKTIKRRLKKLEEVAVKIARERRDPARVERRMAELAIDQVVLLRGQAERAAARNPDGPCETKIDMDQD; from the coding sequence atggagcagctgctggagagctTTCCGCAGCCCGCGGTGTACGACGCCCTATCCCTCCTGGAGCAGGTCAAAGCATGCTTCGCGCCCGATCCGGACGTCACCGCGGAGTTCCTCGACCTCTTCGCGCGCTTCAGCAGGCGCGAGATcgtcgacatccccgccgtcgtggcCAGGGCGTACGCGCTCCTCCAGGGCCATCCCGATCTCATCCAGCGTTTCGACACCTACAACCCCTTTCTCCGCCGTCCTGCTCAGCACGAAGCCGAGCCCGTCCGCGATGATCCGCCCAAGCGGCCTAAGAGGGAGCGCCGCCACCCGGCGGCCGCCTCCGTCGACGCCGACTGTGCCGGGGCCATGCGGTTCCTCGAGCGGGTGAAGCTGGCGGACGCCGGGCTCTACGACAGGGTCCTCGCGCTGCTCTTCCACGTGAGGGCGGAGGTCAAGCTCGACGCGAATCAAATCTACGACCAGGCCCGGAAGATTTTCGGGTCGGCGCACGGCCATCTCCTCCGCGGTTTCACGGAGTACCTTCCGACGGGGCGTGACTTTCTGAGGCGTCGCGCGCCCAAGAAGGAGCCGCCGGAAGAGCACCGTGCTCCTGCACCCAAGCGCAAGGCCCCCGCTGCCGGAACGGCCACGATCCGAGTCGACGCCGCGTGCAAGAAGAAACCCCGCGTCGACGAACGGAAGACGACCAACCAACGCGCCTCCTCGGCCGTCGATGCCCCCAAGAGCGGCGACAAATTCTCCAAGTTTAGGGAGGCGTGGGAGTTCGAGACCACGTACACCAAGCTGGTTGTCACCATAAGACGCACCAAGAAAGCACTAGAAGAACTCAGGCCAAAGCCAAAGAAGAAATCACGGGAAGAAGCCGAGCCGGCGAAGGAACCGCCGGAGGAAGTCAAGCCGTCGCCGGGCCACCACGTGCGGCCGCGTACGTTCGAGGAACTCTACCCCAGCCGCGAGTGCCGGGAGGTTCTCCAGGAGATGTACGGCGACATGTTGGCGCCGATGCGGGAGGCGCTCGAGGACGGCGCGCGCACAGAGCTGGCTCTGAAGACGATCAAGCGCAGGCTGAAGAAGCTGGAGGAGGTGGCCGTGAAGATCGCGAGGGAGCGGCGGGATCCCGCCCGCGTTGAGCGCCGAATGGCAGAGCTTGCCATAGATCAAGTGGTGCTTCTTCGGGGTCAGGCGGAAAGAGCAGCGGCACGCAATCCTGATGGCCCGTGCGAGACCAAGATTGACATGGACCAAGATTGA
- the LOC119317942 gene encoding LMBR1 domain-containing protein 2 homolog A-like isoform X1, with protein sequence MWVFYLISLPLTLGMVVVTLRYFAGPGVPRYVQATVGYAWFCSLSVIIIVPADIWTTLTGFDKGGIGFFWGWSYWSTFILTWAVVPTIQGYEDAGDFTVRERLKTSIHMNLLFYSIVGAIGLFGLILLLVMHRAWDGGLVGFLMACSNTFGLVTGAFLLGFGLSEIPRNIWKNADWTHRQKVLSHRVAKMAVKLDNAHQEYSNSIVVAQATSNQMSKRDLLRPYMDIIDRMVAQMLRDDPSFKPSGGRLGENDMDYDTDDKTMATLRRQLRMAHEEYYRCKSEYMTYVMEALDLEDTIKNYEHRDANGWKYVSSFRESRSGTLGSLLDTMEFIWRCILRKQLQKALAVILGCMSAAILLAEATLLPGGVDLSLFSILVKSVGKQEVLVQVAAFVPLMYMCICTYYSLFQIGMLMFYSLTPRQTSSVSLLMICSMVARYAPPISYNFLNLIRLGGNVKTTFEKRMGNIDDAVPFFGRRFNRIYPLIMVVYTLLVASNFFGRVIDYFGSWKMFKFQREEEHMDGFDPSGIIILQKERSWIEQGYKVGEQVIPLARFNGAITDVESGKIEDTVEMKAGTTSSRVDGRAGQSKYIHNREMISTKYSSVRDQSRQATKPVKKETVSASVSLLGEGNPENRSAAGISQTWASMKNGFQNFKANMGAKKFTPLRQDPGFAPHSNASSPESLDDIFQRIKQRPAESPVDYLDDDDDDDNTGDMDPPFAGSRR encoded by the exons ATGTGGGTCTTCTACCTGATATCGCTGCCCCTGACGCTGGGCATGGTCGTCGTCACGCTGCGCTACTTCGCCGGCCCCGGCGTGCCGCGCTACGTCCAGGCCACCGTCGGCTACGCCTGGTTCTGCTCCCTCTCCGTCATCATCATCGTCCCCGCCGACATCTGGACG ACATTAACTGGCTTTGATAAAGGTGGAATTGGCTTCTTTTGGGGCTGGTCTTATTGGAGCACATTTATCCTAACATG GGCTGTAGTTCCTACTATTCAAGGCTATGAAGATGCTGGAGATTTCACTGTTAGAGAAAGGCTAAAAACTAGTATTCACATGAACCTGCTCTTTTATTCAATTGTGGGAGCTATTGGCCTCTTTGGACTCATACTGCTTTTAGTCATGCATAGAGCTTG GGATGGAGGTCTTGTGGGCTTTTTAATGGCTTGCTCAAATACCTTTGGACTGGTGACTGGTGCTTTTCTTCTTGGTTTTGGATTGAGTGAAATTCCAAGAAACATTTGGAAAAACGCAGACTGGACTCACCGCCAAAAAGTACTTTCTCATAGAGTTGCCAAGATGGCCGTGAAGCTTGATAATGCTCATCAAGAGTATTCAAATTCAATTGTT GTTGCTCAAGCCACTTCAAATCAAATGTCAAAGCGTGATCTCTTAAGACCTTATATGGATATTATTGACCGAATGGTTGCTCAAATG CTACGGGATGACCCATCTTTTAAGCCTTCTGGTGGCAGATTAGGCGAAAATGATATGGACTATGATACAGATGATAAAACAATGGCCACTCTCCGACGTCAGCTTAGGATGGCCCATGAGGAGTATTATCGGTGTAAAAG TGAATATATGACTTATGTCATGGAAGCTCTCGATCTAGAGGACACTATTAAAAATTATGAACATCGTGATGCAAATGGATG GAAATATGTATCGAGTTTTAGGGAGAGTCGGTCAGGCACACTGGGATCCCTTTTGGACACTATGG AGTTCATTTGGCGTTGTATACTGAGAAAGCAGCTTCAAAAAGCACTGGCTGTTATTCTCGGCTGCATGTCAGCTGCTATACTGTTGGCTGAAGCTACTTTGCTGCCAGGTGGTGTTGATTTATCACTTTTTTCCATTCTTGTAAAATCCGTCGGAAAGCAGGAGGTTCTAGTCCAG GTTGCTGCATTTGTCCCtttgatgtatatgtgtatatgcACATACTATTCGCTATTTCAGATTGGGATGTTAATGTTTTATTCTCTGACTCCACGGCAAACAAGTTCTGTCAGTTTGCTTATGATCTGTTC GATGGTTGCAAGATATGCACCTCCCATTTCTTATAATTTCCTGAATCTCATTCGCCTTGGTGGTaatgttaaaactacttttgagAAG AGAATGGGGAACATAGATGATGCAGTTCCTTTCTTTGGAAGACGCTTCAACAGGATCTACCCACTAATTATGGTTGTTTATACACTACTTGTTGCTAGTAACTTCTTTGGACGTGTGATTGACTATTTTGGAAGCTGGAAAATGTTTAAGTTCCAGCGTGAAGAAGAACATATGGATGGTTTTGATCCGTCTGGAATTATTATTCTGCAAAAAG AGAGATCTTGGATTGAGCAAGGATATAAAGTTGGCGAGCAGGTTATTCCATTGGCAAGATTCAATGGCGCGATTACAGATGTTGAATCTGGAAAG ATTGAAGATACAGTGGAGATGAAAGCCGGGACAACTTCTTCGAGAGTTGATGGAAGAGCCGGTCAATCAAAATATATTCACAACAGGGAAATGATTTCCACCAAGTATTCATCTGTTAGAGATCAGAGTCGGCAGGCAACAAAGCCAGTGAAAAAGGAAACAGTGTCAGCATCTGTATCTCTGCTTGGAGAAGGGAATCCTGAAAATCGCTCGGCTGCTGGAATCTCCCAAACATGGGCTTCAATGAAGAATGGTTTTCAGAACTTCAAAGCGAATATGGGTGCCAAGAAGTTCACTCCTTTGCGCCAGGATCCAGGATTTGCTCCTCATTCGAACGCCTCCTCGCCCGAATCTCTCGATGACATCTTCCAAAGGATAAAACAGCGCCCTGCAGAATCACCCGTAGATTACcttgacgatgacgacgacgatgacaaTACCGGAGACATGGATCCTCCGTTTGCAGGATCGAGAAGATAG